The genomic segment CATCATCTTTTGGCTGTCCTTCTCAGTCGCCCTCGAGTCTCGTATTCCGCACCAACAACTCCGCCCCTCCAGCgtcccaccacctcctccgccctccACGCTGAGACCAGCTTTGCTGCGCCTAATTCAGACGGCACGGCCTGGACAGACTTACCAGCCGTCTTGCCACGAATGAAAACACTCGAcacgtgcgtgcctgtggaTATGTATAAGGCGTGCGTGCTCGACACGTCCAACATAGCGACACGACGAACTCCGCTGCAGAgcgcaaaaagaaaaaagggagggggagtaaCAGACAAGGTGAAGACtagcacacgcacacatgcacacacgcaagaaGCGCGCCGGGGCGGGATGAGCTGGAGAATTATGCTGCATGAGCAGGACCGCGGCAGACAGTTTGAAAACGCAAAGAAACTTCATAAAATACGGTCCGAtaggagaggcagagaagcaccacaGCGGGttgagcaagagagagagagaaggctaTGATGAGCATGAGCACCACGGTGCAATCGAGAGCCTCAGTGGGCGAGCATCAGCAACAGTAGTGGGAACAAAGAGACTGAGTATGGAAGGTGGCACTAGTCAAGAGAGATGAGGAAAGGGCGGAAGTCGAGAAAGCACAAGACGAGAAGaatgggaaaggaggagcagcgggcaatcgagagaaaagggggagcggCACCGTACTCCCTAGCAGACTTCActgctcccttcctcctACTCTTTCATCCCCAATAAACTTTTCCATTGTCCATCGAGTCTCTTCTGTGTCCTCATTGCCTCTCCCTACGCCCTCCAACTGGTCAACGACATGGCACGCCATCACCCTGCGCCAGCCTTTTCCCTAGAGGCTCACCAGTCATCATCCATACGCTTGCGGGCAATAGTGATGTGAGACttgctctccgcctcctggtTTGCCATCTGACCTAACAGCTCCCGCACCGTGCTATCCGGCACAGGTGGCTGCATCTTGCCCCTCTGCACAGCCTGGATAATGTGCATCTCTACGGCCTGGGCGCGGTCAGCCTTGACCTGCGCGATGCGCTTCAGGCGTTCGCGGCCCTCCGCACTTACGAAAGCGCGGAGCATGTtctccttctgctcctcAAAAGCCTCcatgcgctcctgctgcacctgctgcttgGCCATCATCTCCTGTGCCTGCTCCTCAGAAATGGGCACGCGCGACATGATGACAGACACAATAACTCGCTTGTATGTGCACGTTCGGCGGCAAGAAAGGTAGAAAAAgtggaggaaagaggtgcacCACCAGCCCTGTCCATGACAGGAGCCGAAACGTatccaccccctctcttcccgtgGGTGTCGTGCGCACAAACGTGCAGGCCTGtctcacccccttccttgGGCCGCTGCTCTGTAGAAGATTACTAGACTCACACGCAAAAAAAAGCTTGAGCAGGTAGCGaggcgaaggaaagaaaagggcgcAAAGACGCGAGAGAGCGTGAAATCCAGACTGGATACGGCAAGAAGGAAAActggaaaaaagaaaaaaggtgAGCagggcagaggtggagagagcagGTGTCTGCTGAGTGGTGTAGTCCCGCGCGTATGCAGggctcttgtgtgtgtgtgtgtgtgtatgggggggggggtatgagATGAACTGTGCTTTAAGGTGTCGATGGTAACACCGAACAGCAAAGCAGAACACACAACACTacagacgaaaaaaaaaacgaactTGTAAATAAGTtcaaaggggggagaaggaggaagtTAGCGTGCGTGGGGCGGAAATAATTATGCGTGGCGAGTCaccagaaagagagagttAAGGTACTCCAGCGTGTGGGGCCAATAAGCGCGTCAAGGACGAGAACAAAGTAAACGGCAAGGAGAAAGGTGGAGATGCGAAGAAATGATAAAGAGGGAGGAACAAGGGGCAAAGTAATCACCGACTTGAACCTGGCGCGTGCTTCCGGCGGCGATAGAGTACGGAACTTTGTAGCTTCGGGCAAATTCCCAGCATGAAGGGAAGAAATACTGATGCGCACATATTCTCAGCATTCCAGCGCAACGGAGAGGGGCGCGCTGAAAGAGAATGCGCGAATGCgctgtgggggggggggggttcaTTGACTCTGGAAACACTGGCATGCAACACTCGAGCGCATCCTATTCGGGGACGCCATGATGTACACTagacgccgccgtctctcGTCGTCGGCGCCACTTGTATGCAAAGAGGATGAAGGTGTCCTTCACCTCGGCTTCGATGCGCTTGTTTTTCTTACCTAATGTGAACGCTTCGACAgcacggggggggggagggcacacacacacacacacagccagGCGCCGACGTCCCAACAAAACGAAggcgagaaggagaaagacaAATTAAAGCGGCGGagtgtgagagggaggaagggagaagtGTGAGAGCGCGTCAGAAGTACACCGCCTCGAGGCTCACGGTGACGGAACGAAACAAACGAAAGACGAGCGAAGAGTGTGCGAGagacgaggaaaagagggcaaaaagaaaaaagacacGCTCTTTCAAGCCACGCTGCGAGAAACTCGAAAGCAATcgcacacaaagaaaagagaagaataAATGTGAAGAATTGCCCCTTGAGGACTTAAAAGAGGCAGCAAAATTGTGCCtctaaacacacacacacacacacggtcGGCCCGCCCGCCTCCTacagcagcacacaagcacgacCCACGGCAGCATCCACCACCCAGCCAATATActtgcgcaggcgcagcaggagcggtCCCACACCTACAGCCACTTCCCGATGAGCGCCATCACACCCGCACCGATCCACAGCCCGGCGTACATGCCGATCCGCTTCGCCACGCTGTTCCTGCTCTTTGGGCCGCAATGCACGCGAAGGTCGGCTGGGAAGTCCACGAACAGCAGGTTGAAGGCAATGTAAAGCATGATCCCGCCGCAAATCGCGTCCAGGATGGCGCTCACAAGTGCGTAGGTTGTCCCCGACAGTGCGTCGCGCGACGCGACCAcagcgccggtgccggcAGCAATCCCGATCGGGGCCGAGAGCGAGAAGACTAGCATCAGCACAATTTCCAGTGATATCTTGAACGAGGCGTCTGCAAGACGCGCGCCCATCGCAAGGCCCTCGAACAGCTGGTGAAACACAAGCGCAATAATCAGCGCGCGCAGGTCCGCCCCGTTCGACACGGCAAGCGCGAGCCCCACAAACACGCTGTGCAGCGTCACACCGAACTCCATGCACACCGCCGCAACaacgcgctgcgccgccggcaagtcctccggcaccgccacgccATGCTGGTGCCCCACACACTTTGCGCCGTCGGATTGGTCCACAGAGTCACCGCTCTTTCCGCCCGCCATACCACCGCCCGCGTCCTTGAACACGCATTCGGTCTGCGTCGGCACCGGCTCGCCATCGCGCATCGCAGGGCACTCCGCGCACGAGTCCCGGCACGGATCCGAGCTCGACGACTCGCCACCAGCGCGCGCGGTCCACCGCTCCGCAATCCACACGATCGTCCCGTCAATCGCGTGCATCACGATAGCGGCAATCATCGCGAACAGGAACGCCCAGCCCTCGTACAGCTCGCTGAAGCTCGCAGGGATGCAGTCCAACGCGAGCACAGTAGCAGCGTGGTTGATCATGTGGATCATCGCAACAGCCAGCACCACGCCCGTAGCAGCGGCCTTGCCCACAGCATACACGTACgcgtgcagccgcagtgcaggCACGCGCTTCCCCACAATCGGGATCAGCGTGCCCACAGCCGACGCAGCGAGGATGATGAAGATCGCAGCAATGTGCAGTGCCAGCATGTAGTCCCCTTCCACAGAGTTGCAGCCATGGCTGTGGCCGTGCTCACCGCTGTGGTTGTGGCCGTGCGAGTCTGCGCCGCCATCCGGGTCGGCTAAAGCCGCCGCGCCGGAAGCAACGACCGGCTGCCATTCGAGGGGCTCGCCCGCCTCCGCCGTAAAGGCAGCGCGCACGAGATCGCGGTATAGCTGGCGGTACATCGTTAGGGTCGGTCGCGTCATCCCTGCTCGGGTCGTCGCTGTTACGAAACTGCGGGGACGCGGCGCGGGCGTGGGCGCGAGAGGGTGGATGGGGGTTAGAGGAAGAAGACGGGTCGGGTGGTTGGCGAGGGCTGGGGGCGTCGCGCAGTCACTGTAGGTTAGAGGAAAACAACAGAacgcgaagagaaagaagagcgtTACttagcgaaggagagagcgcgcgcgtctTAATACTGCGGGCGTGGCGCAGAGTGTGAGGGGGGCGTGCGTCGTCCGcacgaggggggagaagggaggcagtagagaggaagtggaggaaggggctACGTCAAAGGTGGCAGAGCAGGAGGCACCAGTAGCGGTGCGACGCGCCACCAGGCACGCTGTCCAGAACAACGCGGAGGCGCACACCGCCGTGATGACGGCGCCAGCGCTCAGTggcggcacagcagagcCGAGAGACGCGGGTTGTCGCTTGCGGGGGTGAGcgccacagcacacacacacaccctcgcACACTCACACAACACCGCAGGGCGAGCACAGGCACGGACGGCAGCTGTCAGTGCACCCACCCCGGCAAGACAAAGGCCGTGCAACGCACCACGCATGCCAAGGCAGGGGGTGCACAGCCAGAGCAGAGGCCCTGAAACGCAGGAAATTGCGAAAGAAGCCCAAAGACAAACGGAACGgcgaaacgaaaaagaaaaggcgcaAAAGAGAAGTCCGCGACAACGTCACCCGCACCCGCGCACGGACACGCCTGTCAACGCCGCGGTCACGCTGCTTTGCcggggcggtggcgaccTCGCCTCACGGAGAATCTCTCGCAGTGCGTCCCTGTCGCAGCGCGAAGGCACTCACACAGGCAACAACGCCCTCAGGGACGCAGGAGTGGGAAGCGCATCGCGCAACGGGCAGCGGGGACGcatccaccgccgccacacgCGAAGgcccgcctccaccacgccgCTCGCTGGCGCGCCACCGCAAGAGAGCACAGCACAGGCACAAAGAGACACtaagagaggaaaacaggCGAgacaaaaggggggaaaaatCTCCATTCAGGGCggatgaggggagggggcaatCGAGCCATGTGGGAAACACCGCTGTCCGCCACCACGCGAGGGGCGTCGGGGCcccgcacgcacgtgcacacctCCACAGGCAGCCACAGGGCcgagcggcacacacacacacacacagggggagagaaggcgccGAAGAGGTGCGCCActcaccccacccacacggCACGAGAATCGGAGGACGGGCGGCAGAACGCACGTGCACGCCCTAAAACAAACGCAGGAGAGGGcaaaagaggggggcagggCCTCACGACCCAGCGCGCAGAGATCGCAGCCCACGCGGCACACACCCCACGCGTTTTCCTATTTTGTTAATCCGCTAGGAACATTTTCGATGCGCCCACCTCACCCCGCCatcgcgcacacacgcagaaagaggaaaggggcacgcacacacgcgccgctgcacgtcTCTGCTATAGAGTCCGacagcccacacacacacacagccacacagccacacagcCGGGCGGTCGTCCGCAGTGCAAGGCGTCGGGCACAGCGAACTGTGGGCCATGGGCGCAggtgcggcggtgaggagagcagacatgcaagagagaagcagcgcgcacaagcacaggcatatatacacacacacaaacgcggGTCGCAGGCGATCGGCAGCACGCCACCTCTCACGAACGAACACAAAGCACGGTACAGCTCTTAAAGGAACACACTACTGGGGTAAAAGCACGGGTGAAGTGGGAAAGGCGAACgacaggcgcagcagcagcgagagtcggcggcacacacacgcacacgcacgcgcacggcggcgacgagagggagagaaacggGAGATAGCACGGCACGTCGCCCCCGACGCCccgcctgcagcgcgccaccgcacccACCGCAGCACACAGGGGGGAACCCTGCAGTGCTAAGCAGGGAAGCAGTCGGCGCatgcccacgcacacacacgcacatccccCGCAAAGAGCGCcaggcgagggagagagaaggcggaagcgagcagacgaagaggagggagacgcagcagccgcacgcgAGGCGAGAGCGTCGTGCAGTGCGCGCCAACACAGCCGCTGCAACTCTccgagggggagaggggaagcagCAGGAGTCGGATACGcactggcacacacacacacacagaagaagaATCAACGCGCGCATAGGAAGGGACATGGGgtagcagtagcagcagccgggCAGGAGTcaaagcagcacacacacacacgcgcacaccaacGCCGACTCACGCGGCTCTGCCACCGCAAGGCACCCACTGTCCCCCCCTCAACTCATGGGAgtacaggcacacacacacacacacacacacacacagaagcacAGGTACACTCGCtcgaaagagaaggaaaacaaatCAGTGCCGCAGTCCACCGTTGTCGTCGCGGGGACAGTGCGGGGTAAGGGTGGAAGTGAGAGTGGCGCACACAgtggggaaagaaaagcacacaCTCGCAACTGGTATGGAAACAAGGCAAAGGACAGTAAAGGCAAGAGAGACCACACGTTACTAGGTAGCATGCGCAcgtacagcagcaggaagaCGAGGGGGTGCAGGGCTACTTATTGCGTTCgcaagcagcgcgcacctctCCGCCGGGGGGAGAacgcggggagggggtgtacGGCGCGGATGATGCCCCCAGAGCAACACGCTATGACAAGtcagcacagagagaggggag from the Leishmania panamensis strain MHOM/PA/94/PSC-1 chromosome 28 sequence genome contains:
- a CDS encoding zinc transporter, putative (TriTrypDB/GeneDB-style sysID: LpmP.28.2040), translated to MTRPTLTMYRQLYRDLVRAAFTAEAGEPLEWQPVVASGAAALADPDGGADSHGHNHSGEHGHSHGCNSVEGDYMLALHIAAIFIILAASAVGTLIPIVGKRVPALRLHAYVYAVGKAAATGVVLAVAMIHMINHAATVLALDCIPASFSELYEGWAFLFAMIAAIVMHAIDGTIVWIAERWTARAGGESSSSDPCRDSCAECPAMRDGEPVPTQTECVFKDAGGGMAGGKSGDSVDQSDGAKCVGHQHGVAVPEDLPAAQRVVAAVCMEFGVTLHSVFVGLALAVSNGADLRALIIALVFHQLFEGLAMGARLADASFKISLEIVLMLVFSLSAPIGIAAGTGAVVASRDALSGTTYALVSAILDAICGGIMLYIAFNLLFVDFPADLRVHCGPKSRNSVAKRIGMYAGLWIGAGVMALIGKWL
- a CDS encoding hypothetical protein (TriTrypDB/GeneDB-style sysID: LpmP.28.2030), yielding MSRVPISEEQAQEMMAKQQVQQERMEAFEEQKENMLRAFVSAEGRERLKRIAQVKADRAQAVEMHIIQAVQRGKMQPPVPDSTVRELLGQMANQEAESKSHITIARKRMDDDW